The following are from one region of the Streptomyces decoyicus genome:
- a CDS encoding C40 family peptidase, whose translation MASHRRPKQPSRTRVTVLTATAAAAVALSSQAAQADPHQSKKDVKSEVDKLYGEAEQATEKYNGVKEQQEKLQKEVDDLQDKVARGQGDLNQLRKGLGAVASGQYRSGSIDPSVQLFLSGDPDTYLEKAATLDQLSGKQADQLKTIADKQRRLAQEREEAASKIKDLSETRKALGDKKDEIKDKLGKAQELLNTLTAKERAAMQAEENRANRSNDRVNLGDDVPASQRGAAALAAAQGKIGSPYVWGATGPSSFDCSGLTSWAYQQAGQSLPRTSQAQANAGTRISSQSALKPGDLVLFYSDLHHIGLYAGNGQVLHAPKPGAAVRYEPMSNMEFAFGVRV comes from the coding sequence GTGGCGTCCCACCGTCGACCCAAGCAGCCGAGCCGTACCCGCGTGACCGTGCTCACCGCCACCGCCGCGGCGGCCGTCGCCCTCTCGTCCCAGGCCGCCCAGGCCGACCCCCACCAGTCGAAGAAGGACGTCAAGTCCGAGGTCGACAAGCTCTACGGGGAGGCCGAGCAGGCCACCGAGAAGTACAACGGGGTGAAGGAGCAGCAGGAGAAGCTCCAGAAGGAGGTCGACGACCTCCAGGACAAGGTCGCCCGCGGGCAGGGTGACCTCAACCAGCTCCGCAAGGGCCTCGGCGCCGTCGCCTCCGGCCAGTACCGCAGCGGCAGCATCGACCCCTCGGTCCAGCTGTTCCTCTCCGGTGACCCGGACACCTACCTCGAAAAGGCCGCCACGCTCGACCAGTTGAGCGGCAAGCAGGCCGACCAGCTGAAGACCATCGCGGACAAGCAGCGCCGGCTCGCCCAGGAGCGCGAAGAGGCCGCGAGCAAGATCAAGGACCTCTCCGAGACCCGTAAGGCGCTCGGTGACAAGAAGGACGAGATCAAGGACAAGCTGGGCAAGGCCCAGGAGCTCCTCAACACCCTGACGGCCAAGGAGCGGGCGGCCATGCAGGCCGAGGAGAACCGCGCCAACCGCAGCAACGACCGGGTCAACCTCGGTGATGACGTCCCGGCGTCGCAGCGCGGTGCGGCCGCCCTGGCCGCCGCCCAGGGCAAGATAGGTTCCCCGTACGTCTGGGGCGCCACCGGCCCGTCGTCCTTCGACTGCTCGGGTCTGACGTCGTGGGCCTACCAGCAGGCCGGCCAGTCCCTGCCGCGTACCTCGCAGGCGCAGGCCAACGCCGGTACCCGGATCAGCTCGCAGAGCGCCCTCAAGCCCGGCGATCTGGTGCTGTTCTACAGCGACCTGCACCACATCGGCCTCTACGCCGGCAACGGCCAGGTGCTGCACGCGCCGAAGCCCGGCGCCGCCGTGCGCTACGAGCCCATGAGCAACATGGAGTTCGCGTTCGGCGTGCGGGTCTGA